The region tacacaaggatttttgctatttgtaggctgcctgggtccctatcacccgcaaatagcagggggcatattgtatagaatatttatttatatatttattttcattttgtcttcatgagcatactcaatattggagtaatccaaaagtaatccagttacattactttaatattatggtgcttggattacattactaactacatttttagcaggtaacttgtaactgtaatggattacattttaaaagtgacCCTCCCAACATAATTGGTATGATACTGTTACACCCAACCCTATAAAACCGattaaggaagaaaaaaatgtgactcagAAATGATATATATCAAGGCAACTGCTCTCTTGGGTCGACCTAAAGGTAAGTcttctatttttcatattttaacgGTGTATCACGCAACCCAACGCAGCCCTGTTATTCTTATGAGAGAAGTTTGTTTCTTTGCCAGTCATCATTGTTGCTAATAGCACACCTAGCACAGCACATTAGCATCGATTTGCATCACTGTCGCAGAAAGAATAATGCTCacgtatttaaataaaaagcgGGATTTATTCGGTTGGGTTGCACAAAGCGCAACAAAAGGACAATTGCCTCTAACTTTGAGGTGTTTTGGGTCAAAGTTTGGGCGTACAGGATCATGTTGGCTAACTATTTTCCGTTTTGAAATATGTTGGTTCCTAAATTGGCCTCCAATTCTCGAATAAATCACACGATGTAACCGCCAGAAAACCAAAGAAGGTCTCGCTTTGATTACCCGAGTACAAACACGGTTTCCCTTTGGGGATGCTACTGACACCCTGGACGGTGAACGTGCCCGCCTCGTCCATGAGCAGCACGCTGTTGATTGCCAGCTGCACTTCCAGCACGGTGCCCTGCATCCACACCAGCGAGACCTGCAGCGAGCGATCCTTGCCCAGCCTGACGAGCCATCCGGCCCCGGGCTCGCCGGAGCTTCCCCGCACCTCCGTAGCCGTCCTCAGCTGGCTGGAAAGGACCTTCACCGGGGGGGCGCGCTTCCTCTCACCGGCGGCGTTGTCTGGTTTGTCCATCACGCCATATTACTTGTTGCTAACTTGCTTTCGTTTGTAAACTAGAACCGAGCTTTTTATTTCCCGCGTGAGGAATGAGGATCGCCGACTTCCGAATTTCTACGTCATTACCTGTcagcacaattaaaaaataaaagcaaaactatCACAGTGTGTTATTGACTTGTTTGGGATATTCAAGTTAGGCAAAGTGTGTTTTCAGGACACTCACGCtgcaaaatgtgaatttgtgaaGTAAGCATTTGGTCCTAACCcttgggcgttatttgaccactttttggctttttgttggttctgaccaagccatttcaaaataaaataacgcccaggggttaaaattgAAGTGTCAATCAGGGTGATACAGGAACTGAGGTACCTATATGCAAACGATCACgctttcatattaaaaaaataaataataaaattctagTGAAGTTCAGATGAAACCGGTACTTCGAAGCGAGCGTCGAACTTGAATCAAAGTGCTTCGAAATTGTGCTTCGGAGCCTTTATCGTTCTGCAGGTATAACGTGACCGATGACGTTCGCAGCTTCATACGTCACAGCGCGTATTGACGACCCGAAACGCTTTGGTGGCTGGTTAAACGGGCAATCCGACAAGGATGTCCGATTTCTCCTTACCTCTTCCTCCTTGTTACGCAACTTTTAGCTAACCATATTAAGTCAAGCACTTTGAGAGGAATTAAAATTGCAGAGCGAGAAATATTTATTA is a window of Vanacampus margaritifer isolate UIUO_Vmar chromosome 2, RoL_Vmar_1.0, whole genome shotgun sequence DNA encoding:
- the rmi2 gene encoding recQ-mediated genome instability protein 2 encodes the protein MDKPDNAAGERKRAPPVKVLSSQLRTATEVRGSSGEPGAGWLVRLGKDRSLQVSLVWMQGTVLEVQLAINSVLLMDEAGTFTVQGVSSIPKGKPCLYSGKYVMVMGVTQAVSPEPVIRAVKLADLSEHAALHRQMWKVEVEDLQRVLVARGHPTSVGP